The proteins below are encoded in one region of Zavarzinia compransoris:
- a CDS encoding TetR/AcrR family transcriptional regulator, which produces MVRIAQFSADAFIGAAIALVAEDGPTAASIPAIARRVGAPTGSLYHRFPSKAAVLAAAWAEVHGDFTRAMVPPLAEGRAGAAALTLVQWARAKPRLARFLLLNDFALLVDGAPVPDEWRAAIARQEEALDTAFRALLGGEVPAAAAARLRFLVFDAPIAALRPHLLAQGPVPEFVDDLVAGLHDARPQLGQVA; this is translated from the coding sequence ATGGTTCGGATAGCCCAATTTTCGGCCGACGCCTTCATCGGCGCGGCCATCGCCCTGGTCGCCGAGGATGGCCCGACGGCCGCCTCGATCCCGGCGATCGCCCGCCGCGTGGGTGCGCCCACCGGCTCCCTCTATCATCGCTTCCCGTCGAAGGCGGCGGTGCTGGCCGCCGCCTGGGCCGAGGTGCATGGCGATTTCACCCGCGCCATGGTGCCGCCGCTGGCCGAGGGGCGGGCAGGGGCCGCAGCACTCACCCTGGTGCAATGGGCGCGGGCGAAGCCGCGCCTTGCCCGCTTCCTGCTGCTGAACGATTTCGCCCTGCTGGTCGACGGCGCCCCGGTGCCGGACGAATGGCGCGCCGCCATCGCCCGCCAGGAGGAGGCGCTGGACACCGCCTTCCGCGCCCTCCTCGGCGGCGAGGTACCGGCGGCGGCGGCGGCGCGCCTGCGCTTCCTGGTGTTCGATGCGCCGATCGCGGCGCTGCGCCCGCATCTCCTGGCCCAGGGGCCGGTTCCCGAATTCGTCGACGACCTCGTGGCGGGGCTGCATGACGCCCGCCCGCAGCTTGGACAAGTGGCATGA
- a CDS encoding type II toxin-antitoxin system ParD family antitoxin: MNVSLGERWEHFVAMIVAEGRYGSASEVVREGLRLVEEREARLKALRDTLDASIADGGDHSDADVAAALDARAAKLADDGL; this comes from the coding sequence ATGAATGTCTCCTTGGGTGAGCGATGGGAGCATTTCGTCGCCATGATCGTGGCCGAAGGCCGTTATGGCTCGGCGAGCGAGGTCGTGCGCGAGGGGCTGCGGCTGGTCGAGGAACGCGAGGCCCGATTGAAGGCATTGCGGGACACGCTCGATGCGTCGATCGCCGATGGCGGCGACCATAGCGATGCCGATGTCGCAGCGGCACTGGATGCCAGGGCCGCGAAACTGGCCGACGACGGTCTTTGA
- a CDS encoding TetR/AcrR family transcriptional regulator, with the protein MMARAKGKAEAATVPPLPAAGEPRRRPVQARGRKRVELILASAEALIREHGVDALKMSEIASAAAVPIGSIYQFFADRGAILRALAERYMEQNRRMLESTLRNIKTVEDAKRKLWLAVDLSFEMTWADPAFRDVWFGLLADRDLQQLNHAAARRSAAIIVEALRPLFPHLSAARLTLAAETMVHMSEGLVRSVSLEGAETGQAMVREFKHLVALYLRDLSIEG; encoded by the coding sequence ATGATGGCAAGGGCGAAGGGCAAAGCGGAGGCGGCGACGGTGCCGCCCCTGCCGGCGGCGGGCGAACCGCGGCGGCGGCCGGTGCAGGCGCGCGGGCGGAAACGGGTCGAACTGATCCTGGCCTCGGCCGAGGCGCTGATCCGCGAGCACGGGGTCGACGCCCTGAAGATGAGCGAGATCGCCAGCGCGGCGGCGGTGCCCATCGGCTCGATCTACCAGTTCTTCGCCGACCGGGGCGCCATCCTGCGGGCGCTTGCCGAGCGCTATATGGAACAGAACCGCCGCATGCTGGAAAGCACGCTGCGCAACATCAAGACGGTCGAGGATGCGAAGCGGAAGCTGTGGCTGGCCGTCGACCTGTCGTTCGAGATGACCTGGGCCGATCCCGCCTTTCGCGACGTCTGGTTCGGCCTGCTGGCCGACCGCGACCTGCAGCAACTGAACCATGCCGCCGCACGGCGTTCCGCCGCCATCATCGTCGAGGCGCTGCGGCCCCTGTTCCCCCATCTCTCGGCCGCACGCCTCACCCTGGCCGCCGAGACCATGGTCCATATGTCGGAAGGGCTGGTGCGGTCGGTCAGCCTCGAAGGGGCGGAAACCGGCCAGGCCATGGTGCGGGAATTCAAGCATCTGGTGGCCCTCTATCTCCGCGACCTGTCGATCGAGGGATAG
- a CDS encoding endonuclease domain-containing protein, producing MANSTIQRARRLRRDATDAEALLWCRLRTAALPLRARRQHPVEGYIADFAFVLARLVIEVDGGQHAGSETDRDRDRRLRAAGWRVLRFWNHEVTDNIEGVLETIAQTLATSPLHPPSPCKRGEGG from the coding sequence ATGGCCAATTCCACCATCCAGCGCGCCCGCCGTCTTCGCCGCGATGCGACCGATGCCGAAGCCCTGCTCTGGTGCCGTCTGCGCACTGCGGCGTTACCGCTGCGCGCGCGGCGCCAGCACCCGGTGGAGGGGTATATCGCCGATTTCGCCTTTGTGCTGGCGCGTCTGGTCATCGAGGTCGATGGCGGCCAGCACGCGGGGTCGGAGACGGACCGGGACCGGGATCGCCGTCTCCGCGCTGCCGGCTGGCGCGTGCTTCGTTTCTGGAACCATGAGGTGACGGACAATATCGAGGGCGTGCTGGAAACGATCGCGCAGACGCTGGCGACATCGCCTCTTCACCCACCCTCGCCCTGCAAGCGCGGCGAGGGTGGGTGA
- a CDS encoding RidA family protein: protein MTGRRHLFLPELATADAPYAHAVAEGDMVHLAGFIAQDDPAWAGRHGTIEEETAAALDLMARALAAAGFGLGDLVRVGVFMTDLGDFARMNAVYARYFPAGRQPARTCVSVAALLGGAKIEIDGIARRRAP, encoded by the coding sequence ATGACCGGCCGCCGGCATCTCTTCCTGCCGGAACTGGCGACGGCGGATGCCCCTTACGCCCATGCGGTGGCCGAGGGCGACATGGTCCATCTGGCCGGCTTCATCGCCCAGGACGATCCCGCCTGGGCCGGCCGGCACGGCACCATCGAGGAAGAGACCGCGGCCGCCCTGGACCTGATGGCCCGGGCGCTGGCCGCCGCCGGCTTCGGCCTGGGCGATCTCGTCCGCGTCGGCGTGTTCATGACCGACCTCGGCGATTTCGCGCGCATGAACGCGGTCTATGCCCGCTATTTCCCCGCCGGCCGGCAGCCGGCGCGCACCTGTGTCAGCGTCGCCGCCCTGCTCGGCGGCGCGAAGATCGAGATCGACGGTATCGCGCGGCGCAGGGCGCCATGA
- a CDS encoding TetR/AcrR family transcriptional regulator — protein sequence MNTPPKTYDSPLRRRQQAATRDAILEAAGLLVEERGLDALSFAAVAERAGVQERTVYRHFPTRGELLAAFWTWVNDQAGIAGFPDSEAALRRLPPAVFARFDERAGMMRALVFSEAGRQFRLAVNGERQAAYRTILAERLKDLDPAAATRICAVVQLLYSATAWATLRDCWPLDGKAAGETVAWAIDRLLAAVEAGDCPPIPETSESE from the coding sequence ATGAATACACCGCCCAAGACATACGACAGTCCCCTGCGCCGCCGCCAGCAGGCCGCGACCCGGGACGCCATCCTGGAAGCCGCCGGCCTGCTGGTCGAGGAACGGGGGCTGGACGCCCTGTCCTTCGCCGCCGTCGCCGAGCGGGCCGGGGTCCAGGAACGCACGGTCTATCGCCATTTCCCGACCCGGGGCGAGCTTCTGGCCGCCTTCTGGACCTGGGTGAACGATCAGGCCGGCATCGCCGGCTTTCCCGACAGCGAGGCCGCGCTTCGCCGGCTGCCCCCCGCCGTCTTCGCCCGTTTCGACGAGCGGGCGGGGATGATGCGGGCCCTGGTCTTTTCCGAGGCCGGCCGCCAGTTCCGCCTGGCCGTGAACGGGGAACGGCAGGCCGCCTATCGTACCATCCTGGCCGAGCGCCTGAAGGACCTCGACCCGGCGGCGGCGACCCGGATCTGCGCCGTCGTCCAATTGCTGTACAGCGCCACCGCCTGGGCCACGCTCCGCGATTGCTGGCCGCTGGACGGCAAGGCCGCGGGCGAGACCGTGGCCTGGGCCATCGACCGGCTGCTGGCCGCGGTCGAGGCCGGCGATTGCCCTCCCATTCCCGAAACCAGCGAAAGCGAGTGA
- the ssb gene encoding single-stranded DNA-binding protein: MAGSVNKVILVGNLGRDPESRNLQDGSPVVNLSVATSESWKDRMSGERKERTEWHRVVIFNENLARIAQQYLRKGSKVYVEGALQTRKWTDQQGQERFSTEVVLQKFRGELTLLDGKGEGGGMGGPDDMGGDFGGGSGGGRSGGGGGFGGGGGRSSGGGGGGGGRSGGGFGGGPDLDDEIPF; the protein is encoded by the coding sequence ATGGCGGGCAGTGTCAACAAGGTCATTCTGGTCGGCAACCTGGGCCGCGATCCGGAATCCCGCAACCTGCAGGACGGCAGCCCGGTGGTGAACCTGTCGGTCGCCACCTCGGAATCCTGGAAGGACCGCATGTCCGGCGAGCGCAAGGAGCGCACGGAGTGGCATCGCGTCGTCATCTTCAATGAGAACCTGGCCCGCATCGCCCAGCAGTACCTGCGGAAGGGCAGCAAGGTCTATGTCGAAGGCGCGCTCCAGACCCGGAAATGGACCGACCAGCAGGGCCAGGAGCGTTTCTCGACCGAAGTCGTGCTGCAGAAATTCCGCGGCGAACTGACCCTGCTCGACGGCAAGGGCGAGGGCGGCGGCATGGGCGGGCCTGACGACATGGGCGGCGATTTCGGCGGCGGCTCGGGCGGCGGCCGGTCGGGCGGCGGCGGCGGCTTTGGCGGCGGCGGCGGCCGGTCCTCGGGCGGTGGCGGCGGCGGCGGCGGCCGGTCGGGCGGCGGCTTCGGCGGCGGCCCGGATCTCGACGACGAAATTCCCTTCTGA
- a CDS encoding type II toxin-antitoxin system RelE/ParE family toxin translates to MRRLVYRSAARDDLLAIFEFIAREAASTDQGRRVVDALRRKCARLAQLPGELGRPRPELRPDIRSFPFKGYVIFFRYRGDVLEVVNILHGNRDVDAYFGS, encoded by the coding sequence GTGCGTCGCCTGGTTTACCGCTCGGCGGCCCGCGACGATCTTCTTGCCATTTTCGAGTTTATCGCCCGGGAAGCCGCGAGTACGGACCAGGGCAGGCGCGTCGTCGACGCGTTGCGTCGGAAATGTGCCCGGCTGGCGCAATTGCCCGGTGAATTGGGGCGGCCTCGGCCGGAATTGCGCCCCGATATCCGCAGCTTTCCCTTCAAAGGTTATGTGATCTTCTTTCGCTACCGTGGCGACGTGCTCGAAGTGGTGAACATTCTTCACGGAAATCGCGATGTCGATGCCTATTTTGGATCTTGA
- a CDS encoding NAD(P)H-dependent glycerol-3-phosphate dehydrogenase encodes MSAGSGTGAEPRPFERIAIVGAGAWGTALALTAHRAGRGVALWAREASVVEAVARDRRNPFLPAPVDLPAAIAVTGDLPAVVAGADLVLMVTPSQHLRRMLGEVAPLLGPAVPVVICAKGVEGETGALMSAVGAAALPGRPLAVLSGPTFATEVALDLPTAVTVAARGDHGFGPDHLAARVAVTFATRHFRPYLSDDLIGVEIGGAVKNVIAIACGIAAGKGLGSNARAALITRGLAELTRLGVAVGARSETLGGLAGVGDLVLTCSSEQSRNFSFGKALGEGRRAALTDDGPVVEGAVNAAAVVALARRLGIAMPICLGVEAILNGAAVDDIMAGLMTGDLKPEALAAEKQFQIPHPAL; translated from the coding sequence ATGAGCGCCGGGTCGGGAACAGGGGCTGAACCGCGCCCGTTCGAGCGCATCGCCATCGTCGGCGCCGGGGCCTGGGGCACGGCGCTGGCGCTCACCGCCCATCGCGCCGGGCGCGGGGTCGCGCTCTGGGCGCGGGAAGCCTCGGTGGTCGAAGCGGTGGCGCGCGACCGGCGCAATCCTTTCCTGCCGGCCCCGGTCGACCTGCCGGCGGCGATCGCCGTCACCGGCGACCTGCCGGCGGTGGTCGCGGGGGCCGATCTCGTCCTGATGGTGACGCCGTCCCAGCACCTGCGCCGCATGCTGGGCGAGGTCGCGCCCCTGCTCGGGCCGGCCGTTCCGGTGGTCATCTGCGCCAAGGGCGTCGAGGGGGAAACCGGCGCCCTGATGAGCGCGGTGGGCGCGGCCGCCTTGCCCGGCCGGCCGCTGGCCGTCCTCTCCGGCCCCACCTTCGCGACCGAAGTCGCCCTGGACCTGCCGACGGCGGTGACCGTCGCCGCCCGGGGCGACCATGGCTTTGGGCCCGATCACCTGGCGGCGCGCGTCGCCGTCACTTTCGCCACCCGCCACTTCCGGCCCTATCTGTCGGACGACCTGATCGGGGTCGAGATCGGCGGCGCGGTGAAGAATGTCATCGCCATCGCCTGCGGCATCGCTGCCGGCAAGGGCCTGGGCAGCAATGCCCGCGCCGCCCTGATCACCAGGGGGCTGGCCGAACTCACCCGTCTCGGCGTCGCGGTCGGGGCCCGGTCGGAAACCCTGGGCGGCCTGGCCGGGGTGGGCGACCTGGTGCTGACCTGTTCGAGCGAGCAGTCGCGCAACTTCTCCTTCGGCAAGGCGCTGGGCGAGGGGCGGCGCGCGGCCCTGACCGACGACGGGCCGGTGGTCGAGGGGGCGGTGAATGCCGCCGCCGTGGTCGCCCTCGCCCGCAGGCTCGGCATCGCCATGCCGATCTGCCTCGGGGTCGAGGCGATCCTGAACGGCGCCGCGGTCGACGACATCATGGCCGGCCTGATGACCGGCGACCTGAAACCCGAAGCCCTGGCCGCCGAGAAGCAATTCCAGATCCCGCACCCGGCGCTTTGA
- the uvrA gene encoding excinuclease ABC subunit UvrA codes for MSSKFICVRGAREHNLKNVDVDIPRDKLVVITGLSGSGKSSLAFDTIYAEGQRRYVESLSAYARQFLELMQKPDVDQIEGLSPAISIEQKTTSRNPRSTVGTVTEIYDYLRLLYARIGVPYSPATGLPIESQTISQMVDRILALPEGTRLLLIAPFVRGRKGEYRKELADLQKRGFQRVKVDGTLYDIAEVPALNKKLKHDIDVVVDRVVVKPEIASRLADSLETALELADGIAVAENAATGETTLFSQKFACPVSGFTIPEIEPRLFSFNNPFGACPSCDGLGVRLYFDPALIVPDDNLSLGQGAIAPWAKTISAFFTQTLESLARAYKFSLHKPWRDLPDNVRDLLLNGSGKTAVTMTYEDGTRRFETTKPFEGVIPNLQRRWKETESDWMREELSAYQSASECEACHGHRLKPEALAVKIGGLHVGEVTEKSIAEAARWFLDLTDRLTPKQAEIAARILKEINERLGFLVNVGLDYLTMARASGTLSGGESQRIRLASQIGSGLTGVLYVLDEPSIGLHQRDNDRLIETLKRLRNLGNTVIVVEHDEDAIRTADHVIDMGPAAGIHGGQVIAAGTPAEIMANPASLTGQYLSGARSVPIPALRRPFDRKRMLSIVGARGNNLKAVTARIPLGTFTCVTGVSGGGKSTLIIETLFKGLSRRLSGSRDLAAPHDAIEGVDLLDKVIDIDQSPIGRTPRSNPATYTGAFTPIRDWFAGLPEAQARGYKAGRFSFNVKGGRCEACQGDGVIKIEMHFLPDVYVQCDVCKGRRYNRETLDVTFKDRSIADVLDMTIEEAAEFFKAVPAVRDKMETLKRVGLGYIKVGQQATTLSGGEAQRVKLAKELSKRATGRTLYILDEPTTGLHFEDVRKLMEVLQALVETGNTVLVIEHNLEVIKTADWIIDMGPEGGNGGGEVVAEGTPEEVAAVARSYTGHYLAKILEARPKPARGERRGRTKG; via the coding sequence ATGTCGTCCAAGTTCATCTGCGTCCGCGGTGCCCGCGAACATAACCTCAAGAACGTCGACGTCGACATCCCGCGCGACAAGCTGGTGGTGATCACCGGCCTGTCCGGCTCGGGCAAGTCGTCCCTCGCCTTCGACACGATCTATGCCGAGGGCCAGCGCCGCTATGTCGAATCGCTGTCGGCCTATGCCCGCCAGTTCCTCGAACTGATGCAGAAGCCGGACGTCGACCAGATCGAGGGCCTGTCGCCCGCGATCTCGATCGAACAGAAGACGACCTCGCGCAACCCGCGCTCGACGGTCGGCACGGTCACCGAGATCTACGACTACCTGCGCCTGCTCTATGCCCGGATCGGCGTGCCCTATTCGCCGGCGACCGGCCTGCCGATCGAAAGCCAGACCATCAGCCAGATGGTCGACCGCATCCTGGCCCTGCCGGAGGGGACCCGCCTGCTCCTGATCGCGCCCTTCGTGCGCGGGCGGAAGGGCGAGTACCGCAAGGAACTGGCCGACCTGCAGAAGCGCGGCTTCCAGCGGGTGAAGGTGGACGGCACGCTCTACGACATTGCCGAGGTGCCGGCCCTCAACAAGAAGCTGAAGCACGATATCGACGTCGTGGTCGACCGGGTGGTGGTGAAGCCCGAGATCGCCTCGCGCCTGGCCGACAGCCTGGAAACCGCGCTCGAACTGGCCGACGGCATCGCCGTCGCCGAGAACGCGGCGACCGGCGAGACCACCCTGTTCTCGCAGAAATTCGCCTGCCCGGTCTCGGGCTTCACCATTCCCGAGATCGAGCCCCGGCTCTTTTCCTTCAACAATCCCTTCGGCGCCTGCCCGTCCTGCGACGGGCTGGGGGTGAGACTCTATTTCGATCCGGCCCTGATCGTGCCGGACGACAATCTCAGCCTCGGCCAGGGCGCGATCGCGCCCTGGGCCAAGACGATTTCCGCCTTCTTCACCCAGACCCTGGAAAGCCTGGCGCGGGCCTATAAGTTCAGCCTGCACAAGCCCTGGCGCGACCTGCCGGACAATGTCCGCGACCTGCTGCTGAACGGTTCGGGCAAGACCGCCGTCACCATGACCTATGAGGACGGCACCCGCCGCTTCGAGACCACCAAGCCGTTCGAGGGCGTGATCCCCAACCTGCAACGGCGCTGGAAGGAAACCGAAAGCGACTGGATGCGCGAGGAGCTTTCGGCCTATCAGTCCGCCTCGGAATGCGAGGCGTGCCACGGCCACCGCCTGAAGCCCGAGGCGCTGGCGGTGAAGATCGGCGGTCTTCATGTCGGCGAGGTGACGGAGAAATCGATCGCCGAGGCGGCGCGCTGGTTCCTGGACCTCACCGACCGGCTGACCCCGAAGCAGGCCGAGATCGCCGCCCGCATCCTCAAGGAAATCAACGAGCGCCTGGGCTTCCTGGTCAATGTCGGGCTCGACTACCTGACCATGGCGCGGGCCTCCGGCACCCTGTCCGGCGGGGAAAGCCAGCGCATCCGCCTCGCCTCGCAGATCGGCTCGGGCCTGACCGGCGTACTCTACGTCCTCGACGAACCCTCGATCGGCCTGCACCAGCGCGACAATGACCGGCTGATCGAAACCCTGAAGCGCCTGCGCAATCTCGGCAATACGGTGATCGTGGTCGAGCACGACGAGGATGCGATCCGCACCGCCGACCATGTCATCGACATGGGCCCCGCCGCCGGCATCCACGGCGGCCAGGTGATCGCCGCCGGCACCCCGGCCGAGATCATGGCCAATCCCGCCAGCCTGACCGGGCAATATCTCTCGGGCGCGCGGTCGGTGCCGATCCCGGCACTCCGCCGGCCCTTCGACAGGAAGCGCATGCTGTCCATCGTCGGGGCGCGCGGCAACAACCTGAAGGCCGTGACGGCCCGCATCCCGCTCGGCACCTTCACCTGCGTGACCGGCGTTTCCGGCGGCGGCAAGTCGACCCTGATCATCGAAACCCTGTTCAAGGGCCTGTCGCGGCGCCTGAGCGGCAGCCGGGACCTGGCCGCCCCCCATGATGCGATCGAGGGCGTCGACCTGTTGGACAAGGTGATCGACATCGACCAGTCGCCGATCGGGCGCACGCCGCGCTCCAACCCGGCGACCTATACCGGCGCCTTCACCCCGATCCGCGACTGGTTCGCCGGCCTGCCCGAGGCCCAGGCCCGCGGCTACAAGGCCGGGCGCTTCTCCTTCAACGTGAAGGGCGGGCGCTGCGAGGCGTGCCAGGGCGACGGCGTCATCAAGATCGAGATGCACTTCCTGCCCGACGTCTACGTCCAATGCGACGTCTGCAAGGGCAGGCGCTACAACCGCGAAACCCTGGACGTCACCTTCAAGGACCGCTCGATCGCCGACGTGCTGGACATGACGATCGAGGAGGCGGCTGAATTCTTCAAGGCCGTGCCCGCCGTGCGCGACAAGATGGAAACCCTGAAGCGGGTCGGCCTCGGTTACATCAAGGTCGGCCAGCAGGCGACGACGCTGTCGGGCGGCGAGGCCCAGCGCGTGAAGCTGGCCAAGGAACTGTCGAAGCGCGCCACCGGCCGCACCCTCTATATCCTCGACGAGCCGACCACCGGCCTTCATTTCGAGGATGTGCGGAAACTGATGGAAGTGCTCCAGGCCCTGGTCGAGACCGGCAACACGGTCCTCGTCATCGAGCATAATCTCGAAGTGATCAAGACCGCCGACTGGATCATCGACATGGGCCCCGAGGGCGGCAACGGCGGCGGCGAAGTAGTCGCCGAAGGCACCCCGGAAGAGGTCGCCGCCGTCGCCCGGAGCTATACCGGCCATTACCTCGCCAAGATCCTGGAGGCCCGGCCGAAACCCGCCCGCGGCGAGAGGCGCGGCCGGACCAAGGGGTAA
- the map gene encoding type I methionyl aminopeptidase, whose translation MIRYSEQMEGGRRISLHDEEGFEGMRRAGRLAAATLDFIAPYVKPGVSTATLDRLCETYMRDHGGVPGTIGYHGYQHASCISVNHVVTHGIPSADKVLAEGDILNIDVTPVVDGWFGDTSRMFVAGEANLRARRLIDTTLESLLAAIAVVRPGATLGDIGHAIEVIARRERYGIVRDYCGHGVGQVFHDAPSVLHWGRPGTGVVLEPGMIFTIEPMLNAGRPEVKRLSDGWTVVTRDRSLSAQFEHSIGVTGTGAEIFTPWPQPGQGLQAAS comes from the coding sequence ATGATCCGTTATTCAGAACAGATGGAAGGGGGCCGTCGCATCTCCCTGCACGACGAGGAAGGTTTCGAGGGCATGCGCCGCGCCGGGCGGCTGGCCGCCGCCACCCTCGACTTCATCGCGCCCTATGTGAAGCCCGGGGTTTCGACCGCCACCCTGGACCGCCTGTGCGAGACCTATATGCGCGACCACGGCGGCGTGCCGGGGACGATCGGCTATCACGGCTACCAGCACGCCAGTTGCATCTCGGTCAACCATGTGGTGACCCATGGCATTCCCTCGGCCGACAAGGTGCTGGCCGAGGGCGACATCCTGAACATCGACGTCACCCCGGTGGTCGACGGCTGGTTCGGCGATACCAGCCGCATGTTCGTCGCCGGCGAGGCCAATCTCCGCGCCCGGCGCCTGATCGACACCACCCTCGAAAGCCTGCTGGCGGCGATCGCCGTGGTCCGCCCCGGCGCGACGCTGGGCGACATCGGCCATGCCATCGAAGTGATTGCCCGGCGCGAGCGCTACGGCATCGTCCGCGACTATTGCGGCCATGGCGTCGGCCAGGTGTTCCACGATGCGCCCAGCGTGCTGCACTGGGGCCGGCCGGGCACCGGCGTCGTGCTCGAACCCGGCATGATCTTCACCATCGAGCCGATGCTGAACGCCGGCCGGCCCGAGGTGAAGCGCCTGTCGGACGGCTGGACCGTGGTCACCCGCGACCGCTCGCTCTCCGCCCAGTTCGAACATTCGATCGGCGTGACCGGGACCGGCGCCGAGATCTTCACCCCCTGGCCGCAGCCGGGGCAGGGGCTTCAGGCCGCGTCCTGA